A segment of the Osmerus eperlanus unplaced genomic scaffold, fOsmEpe2.1 SCAFFOLD_226, whole genome shotgun sequence genome:
CTTTCACCCACTTAAATAGGCTGATGTATCAGGAGAAAAAGGTCTAACAATTTTATCGATGGCTTCGGGCTCCATTTTCTTTCATTGCGTTTTACATGTGTCATAGAGACTTGAGGAAATGGGGGCTCAAAGTCTAAAGGCGAGGGGAAGATGGGTGTGTTGAGTCagtctgaaaagtattaaactCCTCGAAATGATCTTCTTCACAGGTGCTATGTTTGGCAGCGGCTCTTACTTTGCGGTTGACCCCGCCTACTCTGCAAATGGGTACGCGAAACCTGATGCTCAGGGACACAAGCGCATgtacctggccctggtccttgtgGGAGATCACACACTGGGAAACACAACGCTGATTGTTCCTCCTGCCAAAAGCGGCACGACAGACCTGTTCGACAGCGTCACAGATAACGTGGCTAACCCAACAATGTTTGTGATCTTCAATGATGTCCAGGCTTATCCAGAGTTCCTGATCACATTCAAGTAAATTAGATCTGTAGCAGTTGTTGGTCTTAATATGTTTTACATATCCATGTGCCTTTAGGGTGTGTGGGTTGTTTATAAGAGATGGATATTTACAGTAAATCAGCGGATTTTGTGGAATGAACAACCAGTGCAATTTTACAGAATGTTAAACTGTTTAACTTAGATAACATGTATGACCTGATCGGGAGGAAAATTAATTTGGCGGCCAGAGTATCTGACCTTGCCTGTCAGACGGAAACATTTGATTATGTTTATATTAGTTTCTCTTAATGGATAATTTTTCTGACTTTTTGCCAATCATTGGGTTTTGAAGGGGTATTGTTGTCGAAAATTGCAACAATATAGAATGAAACtattatatacatacacattatTTCACTGTTGACTAGGTTGTGTTGGTAACCAGTCTAAGACAATGCCATGGAAGGTATATATTCTATAGCGTTAAATTGTTCTCCTCCAATCATTCATCAATAATTGGCATCCTGCACTTATGCTGTTAAAAGATGACATGCACAAATACCCAATGATTTCCACAATAAAGGTAAGGTTTTTGTTTCAAAACCGACCGTGTGTTTtaatacttttggccacaagAGGGCAGGAACACTTCTTATTATCTGGCTGGAGGACTGCTGGCTTAGTTTCATTCAGATGCTGTGTTTATGCTGAGGTTCTGGGAATCCAACTTCGTCACAGTCATTTTCAAAACAAGAAAATGAAGCCACATTGGATAGCAGAAATGCCACAATCTACACAGGTAACAGCAATATGAAACAGGGAAACACAAAGGCCTGTGGGGTAACAAACACaatgacacaaacacaatgagCCAGAATCAGATACGTAGGTTAAATACAGTCAAACACTGACTCGACCAAGTCACGCTGGAGTCATTTTTAATTTGTGAGAGAACTCTGTGGAACATACTGGCCTACTCCCTCATGGGATACGTATTGGAAGGTTGATCAGGTGTCCGGTATGGAATCAGTTGCCCtgaatgggttagggttaaccttcCAGGTGCTTGTATACAGGTCTGCTAAGATTCTGGATGCCTTCCAGATCATCTCTGACTGGGCCTGCTCCGGTCTGGACAcacaccggcacacacacactcacacacacacacacacacacacatgtatccaCTGAACTCAACTCAGACGTCACGGTAGTCACCCATTCACTGTCATTGTCTGTGAGCACTGTGTTGACTAGGGATCTCCTGGAAACATTTAACAGTCTTTCCCGTCAGGTTAGCCAGGGAAATGATCAGTCCGGAGGATAAGACTGCCAGCTGGTTAATATtgactcttctcctctctttgtcccttCAGTGTTGTCTGAACTCGAGTCAAATGGAAGGTGATAGATAACTTATCCAAGTTACTTATTCAGCTATGACAGGGGACTTCCTCCCAAACTGTTTTCATTACACAGTGTAATAACTGGTCTGTTGAAGCTATGGATTACGatcatgtatatgtgtgtaaagTAATTATTCagtagatgcttttatccaaaagccTGTATGGTAcggaggggatttgaacctgcgagctcttgatctgcagtcaaatgctctaaccactgagccagAGTATAACCAGGTGGTTTCAGCTTCAGTGTGAGGAGGCCTCATGTCGTATTGTTGTTATTCTCCTGCAGCATGAGGTCCCTTCCCTGCGCCTGGCTGTCCTTGGACAGCTCGTTCCTCTCCCCTCCGCTGACGGCAGCTCCGTTCTGCGGGGACAGGCGGAGGATGGAGGGCCCATGCCGGAAGCGCGGCCCCCTGCATCGCAGCAGCTCCCCGTAGGCCTTGCGGAAATCCCTGTTGAGGGAGGGGTACAGGATGGGGTTGAGGACCGAGTTGAAGTACGCCAGCCACAGCACCACGGAGTGGGCCATGGCTGGAgggttcctctcccccctcaggccCATCACCAGGTAGAAGGTGAAGTAGGGGAACCAGCAGATGATGAAGGCGCCCAGAACGACCACCAAGGTCGCCGTGGCCTTGTGCTCCCGCGTGGCGACCGTTACCGGGGGCTTGCGGGcgaaggagggggtggaggcgcGGATACGGCGCACCTGAAAGAAGAGGGCAGCACGGGTCAGAGAGACATGGGAGGGGCAGATGGGGACGTCTCACTCAGACCTCACGTCATTCTGAGAGGAATGCTTGGATGAAAACATGCCAAAAAAATGGGCTGGGACGTCACGCAACATTACATACGTACTTAAAACAGTGCAATCTCTTGTGCTAACAATATGACAATATGGGATTGTTTGCACAAGAGACTTATGTATGGTGGTATGTAATGTAGATATatgaatatgtatatatatatgatcaATCTTAGTAAACAAAACACAGACCTGTTCGCGGGCCACCTTGAATATGCAGAGGTACACCCCGCACATGAGCAGCAGTGGGAGGTAGAAAGTGCCAAAGGCATCCAAGATCACGTAGTTGTTGTTCCACTCAAAGCGGCAGGcggccacctcctcctgccccccctcccccccctcctcctcccccccctcctcccccccgccccggcCCAGGTGCTGCACGCTGAAGTCGGCCGTGTTCCAGCCCAGGTGGATGGCAAGGAAGGACACGACCAGCGACATGGCCCAGATGGCGGCGATGGCCAGGGCGGCTCGGGCGGCCGTCATCCTGCAGGGGTAGCGCAGCGGGCTGGAGATGGCCAGGTAGCGGTCCACGCTGATGGCCACCAGGGTGAGGATGGAGGCCGTGCAGAGCATCACGTCCAGAGACACGTAGATGTTGCACAGAGCGCCCCCCAGGGGCCAGTGGTTGTCACGCAGCTCCAGGGTGGCAGACAGGGGCAGCACCAGTATTCCCAGGAGCAGGTCGGTCACCGCGAGCGACACCACGAAGCAGTTGGTGACGCGATGGAGACGTTTGCTGAAAGCCACCGCCAGACACACGAGCACGTTCCCGCTAATGGTCAGCAGGATGAAGGACACCAGCACCAGCCAACGGAGAACCTGGGAGATCATGTTGTCCCGCCCTCAATTGTGTGAGGTCACAATTCAAAACCCCTCATCGGAATATTCCCTGTCAGTCTTTGCTCCTGTCACAACGACTGGTGGGCGGAGACACCTCAGGGCTCCTTTTGACCAATCCCTTCCCTTCGTGGTGGAGCAGTGGTAATGGGATTACTAATACTTCCTGGTGCTCCTGCGCAATCAGAGGACAGTCTTCCTTCTGAATTCTGCAGACTTCAATAGTCCTTCAAGTGTGTGATGTCAGTCTGGTTGGCATGACGATGGATCTGTGATCTGATGTTCATCCTCCATTTCTCTTCCCTCAATTCACAACTGATGTCCTTTAACATGAAAGCTCCcctgagagaaaagaaaaaacaagatTAATTGTACCTACAACTCATATAGTTCACACTGGCACACCTTTGTAAAACGGTTGACCAGTCCACCTTTAAAAAAATCATTTTGTGACACAAACGACACAAACTTACACAGTAATAATTATGTGTTTATTCAGTGGAGGCTTTTATCCGAAGAGACTCGCTCTGTTGTCTGTTGTCAAAATGCTCTTCCACAGTGCCATACCCATCCATGTAACACATCAAGAAACACTCATCCCTTCATTCAAACAGCGCCTCTAACACGTTCTACATGGCCCGGACCACTGCTTTGAAATACCAACCAAAGGTGTCATCTGCATAGTCCGTGTCATTGTACTTTGGTCACTGTTTTAAATGAAGAGAATGTGAGAATGTTAATGAATGGGTCTGCCTCAGAGCCCTTGAGAAGTTTCCGGAAGGTCACCAGACTGACTTTTGAGCTGAGCTCAGCtgctgtgtgttggtggggcTCCTGAGCTCACAGACTCACCACAGAGACTTTTACAGCCATCACACGAAAGCTCTACATGAAATAAAAAGGTCTGCATCTTTATATCTACATGTATAcatgtataaaaaataaaaaataactcaAAAATTCGCCGACTGTAGAGTACCGAGGTGAAGTGTCTTTCATTCCTGAAAGCTGATCCTTGCTGTGGTCCACGCACTCCTATACTCATTGATATTGATGACATTGGCACACgaacactggtacacacacactggtacacacacaggcacacacacactggtacacacacactgatacagagGCTggctgatgatgaggatgaactGTGCCATTAGAGACCAAACCAAATTACTGGGGGTCGATGGCAATTGGGAACAGACAGCGTCCGTAATGTATTGGCTGCTTAGAGAAGGGTACACACGAGAAACAACAACATCTCCAACCACCACACCTGGGACATTAGATCCAACATGAATGGTTAAAGACTGACTATTTCAGTTTAAAAATGGTTTAGCCAATCCCCACGCTTCACCTGACTCTAACTGAATCTCGTCCCAACCGTGCGGATGTGGGTGGGTCAACCATGAGAAAATCATCTACCCAGCTGCGTCCCAAACAGGCCGGGCTCAGAGGTGGCCAGACCGAGGGAGGCAGCGCTGTGCTACCGTCCAGACATGCAGCCTCCATATCTTATCTATTGTATAGAATGTGcatcttttaaattatatttagTACTTGTATCCCTGTACATGATGGTGTGACATAACTATTTCCCTCTGAGGGATCAATAAAGTCTATCTATCAATCTATCTATCAATCTAtcaatctatctatctatctaccaTACACACAGAAACTGTATACTCTAAACCAGTACCGGTCACAGGGTGGCCGGTACTGGTACGAGCACAACTCGGCCACAAAACGGACATATGACGTGTGGCGCGGTTGGCaagtagtgcgggagggttaattaatggatgcacttCGGAAAATGCCGCACCCATCTTCATGCCGCCccaggcggctgcctatgtcgcctataggaaggaccggccctgcTCTAAACCATAGTCTCCACCATAGTCTCAATATCATATTTCATTGATTTCCAAATACTGTCTATGCATTGTAAGGTCGCCGAGACAGATAAATGCCACCCAGAAGTACACAAGCCAACGTTGACATTTACTGCCATTTGGACGAAAGACATGAACTGGCCACAAAAAATAAAGATAGATGGCAACAtttatgagagagagatacttacagagagacagacagacacatgcgtAGTGATACCTGACTGATCCCAGTCCTAATGGCCTTTGGATAAACAAAACTTAACACAAGTCTAATGCACTATCCACACAGACAATATATCAAGTCATGAGATCTGTACCTCACCTTCTACCTTACCGAATCTGTCCTTGCTCTAAGCCCCAGAGAAACTGCTGTAAAAAACACAACTCAAAACTAACTATTTTCATAGACTTTTCAGCAGAAGTTATGTTAATGTTTAGATTATACAAGAATACTACAATGAATTACCAGGAAACAGAGAACTTTTCTTTCGTGGAATTTTGAAACATTGCCCATTTTCTATCTGATCTTGACATTCAGAAGTCTTTTAGGTTAGTGATTGCAAGTAGCTGTAGTGCTCCCTAGAACGCCAAATCTTCAGTAATCTATATTCAAGCATTCATTATACACATACTATAAACACATGCTAATTTACTGACTAATTTCGATAGAATACATTCAAAGGTTTGTACTTCAACAAACAATAGGTTTGTTGAAGTACAAACTACAAAGAACAAACTCTTGTTTCACAAGAGTTTTAATATTTGTTTAACTGCACACTTGCTATTCCAGGCATAGTTGTACATGCTAATAGTTATCGATATTAGTTACAAACCATAAGAGTTATAATCCATGATACTGATAATCCACAATAGTTTTAAACCATAATCCCTTGCATTTTATAACAACAGAGTGATGAGTCTTACCTCAGAATAGAGTGACACCACTTCTTACACCAAACCTTCGGAGAGGTATGAAGAttgctttctctccctgtctctccaccacacttgttccctccctccctccctccctccctctctctctctctctctctctctctctctctctctctctctctctctctctctctctctctctctctctctctcgctctctctctctctctctctctctctctctctctctctctccctccctccgtccctccctccctccttccttccttccttccttccttccttccttccttccctccctccctccctccctccctccctccctccctccctccctccctctctctctctctctccatctcctctctctctccctctctccatctcctctctctctcctctctctttttatacTTGTATTGACCCCTTCCTTCTTCAGTATCTGCCAACTATCATTTCCTTCCATCCTGTCAAACAAGCCAATTGCATTATTTTGATTTAGAAAATTCATCATGCCTACCTAATGACCTTACCCCattaacacacatccacacatccacacacccacacgcacacacacatacacacaacacagtgaAACCTTGACCTTTTGCCTGCTGTGTGTGATTTGGTGTGTTTGATGGGAACTGGACATTGCATCAACTGATAGCCATATTTGGTAGCAGTTAAGCACTTTCCATCCCAGAGTGAATCATCGTCAGACAGTATATCATATAGATGCAGATCAAGTACAATCATGAGAACCACGAACGCCCTGTTTATGTGACCTGGAAATAGAGATGAGATGAGCTTGATAAACCCTGGTCAGGCGAGGGTGGAGGTCGTGGCTGAGAGCTGCTGGCCTCTCAGATGGTGTATCTAACGTCCCCGTATCTGTCTAGGTCACTAGAGGACCTAGAAGGtgttctgagggagagagggagagagagagagagggagagaggaaagagggagagagggagatagagagagggagagaggaaagagggagagagggagatagagagagggagagaggaaagagggagagagggagagagaggaaagagggaggaaggggaaaaagggagaaaagaaagactGAAAACGGGGAAAggtaaaaagggagagaggaagaaagagtaggATAGATCCACATAAAGCGATATTATCGAGGCAGAGCTAGATATTTCAAATGTAATTGAGAAGGAATCCATCAGCCTTTGTATAACAGTTTTACATCACTTGAAAACCAACTGATTATTTATACTAAAGTCAGTGGTATCTAAACTTTGCATTGTTTGCTTGTGTTTATTATTTCACCCTGTTAGTCAGTCCTTTTTGTAACAGGTAGTGGTAATGTACACGCAGTCTGTATTGAGCTGTGTTAGATGGTGGGGAAGACATAAAGGCACAGATGGCAGTGCTACTGATAGCTTTGTCCTAATCAATGAACAGTGCGTCAAAATGCATCACTGACTCAAAGGTAAACAGGGGTACTCTAATTAAATAAACATGGACCAGCGCAtgaacacacaggcatacaagcGTTCCAGGATGCAATCATACATTGAACAATGGGGAGGTCACTCcaagacacgtgtgtgtgtgtgtgtgtgtgtgtgtgtctttaagccAGTGACGGAGCTGCACCGGAAGTCATGCATCTTAAAGGTCACTGCCTGCTGCCCTCTTCAGGTCTTCTGTAAAACTACAGCTTAAAATCCAAACGTTTA
Coding sequences within it:
- the hrh2b gene encoding histamine receptor H2b translates to MISQVLRWLVLVSFILLTISGNVLVCLAVAFSKRLHRVTNCFVVSLAVTDLLLGILVLPLSATLELRDNHWPLGGALCNIYVSLDVMLCTASILTLVAISVDRYLAISSPLRYPCRMTAARAALAIAAIWAMSLVVSFLAIHLGWNTADFSVQHLGRGGGEEGGEEEGGEGGQEEVAACRFEWNNNYVILDAFGTFYLPLLLMCGVYLCIFKVAREQVRRIRASTPSFARKPPVTVATREHKATATLVVVLGAFIICWFPYFTFYLVMGLRGERNPPAMAHSVVLWLAYFNSVLNPILYPSLNRDFRKAYGELLRCRGPRFRHGPSILRLSPQNGAAVSGGERNELSKDSQAQGRDLMLQENNNNTT